The Pseudonocardia broussonetiae DNA segment GCGCCACCAACGGCGCCACGAACGGCAGTGCGACGAACGGCAGCGCCACGAGCGGCAGCACGGCCAACGGCAGCAGCACGGCGAACGGCAGCAGCACGGCGAACGGCAGCAGCACGGCGAACGGCAGCACGGCGGGCGGGGGCGGCGCGAGCTCGCCCGGTGCCGCCGCGCGCCGCGCCGGCGGCGGGTCCCGCCCGCCCGCGCGCCGCAACCGCAAGCGCCGCTGACCCACGAACCACCGGTGGCCGCCCGCGTCGGCGGCCGCTGCGGTGGTGCCCGGGACCTTCCGGGCACCACCGGCCCATCTCGGAGAGGAGACGCACCGTGCCCCAGACTGCGCAGGACGGGACGACCCAGGACACCGCGGCCGGCCCGCCGAAGGCGGCGACCACCGCGGAGGACCAGCTCGTCCGCGAGGGCGACATCGCCGGCGACTACCTGGAGCGCCTGCTCGACGTCCTCGACTTCGACGGCGACATCGACCTCGACGTCGAGGCCGGCCGGGCGATCGTCAGCATCGACGGCGGCGAGGACCTCAACAAGCTCGTCGGCGACCGCGGTGCCGTCCTCGAGGCTCTGCAGGAGCTGACCCGCCTGGCGGTGCAGCAGGAGTCGGGCAACCGCAGCCGCCTCATGCTCGACATCGCCGGGTGGCGCCAGGGCCGCCGCGACGAGCTCACCGAGATCGGCACGCGCACGGCGAAGGAGGTCCTGGAGTCGGGCGAGTCGGCCCGCCTCCGGCCGATGACGCCGTTCGAGCGCAAGGTCGTGCACGACGCCGTCGCCCGTGTGAAGGGCGTGTCCAGCGAGAGCGAGGGCGAGGAGCCGCGACGGCAGGTCGTCGTCTTCCGCAATGGCTGACGTCGATCACGTGGTCGACCCGGCGGTCGCCGAGCGCGTGTTCGGCGACCGCCTCCCGCTGGCCCGGCGCTACGCCGAGCACCTCGTCACCACCGGCGTCGAGCGCGGCCTGATCGGGCCCCGCGAGGCGCCGCGCATCTGGGAGCGGCACGTTCTCAACTGCGCGGTCGTCGCGGAACTCCTGCCGGACGGCGCCCGTCTGGTGGACGTGGGTTCGGGAGCCGGGCTCCCCGGGATACCGTTGGTGCTGGCCCGGCCTGATCTCCAGGTCGCGCTCGTCGAACCCCTCGCCCGTCGGGTGGAGTGGCTCGAGGAGGTCGTGGCCGATCTCGGGATCGACGTCCGCGTCGACCGGGGCCGGGCCGAGGAGACCGCCGTGCGGCGGCGATGGGAGGGGGCCGACGTGGTGACCGCCCGTGCCGTCGCGCCGCTGCACCGCCTCGCCGGATGGGCGCTGCCGCTCCTGCGCACCGGAGGGCGGGTCCTCGCCCTGAAGGGCGCCTCGGCCTCCGAGGAGATCGCGCGCGACGCCGTCGCCGTCCGCAAGCTCGGGGGCGGCGATCCGGCGATCGTGCTGTGCGGCACCGGTGCCGTCGACCCGCCCACCACGGTCGTCGTGGTGGAGCGGCTGCGGAGAGCCGGCCGTCCGGCTCGGCGGGAGAGACGATGACAGCCGGAGTCGGCGAGGAGGGTTCGTGCGCTTGACCGAGCAGCATGTTTCACGTGAAACACCTGAGTGGACGCCGATCGCCGAGGAGGCGGAGCGGGCGGCCCGGGTGCTGCACCCCGACCGCCACGGCATGCCGCGCCCGGTGCACCGCCGGGTCATGACGGTCGCCAACCAGAAGGGCGGCGTTGGCAAGACGACGAGCACGGTCAACCTGGCCGCGGCGCTCGCGATGCACGGCGTGCGCGTCCTGGTGATCGACCTCGACCCGCAGGGCAACGCCTCCACCGCGCTCGGCGTCGAGCACCGCCTCGGCACGCCGTCGGTGTACGAGGCGCTGCTCGGCGAGATCCGGCTCGCCGAGGCCGCCGTCACGAGCACCGCGTCGCCCAACCTGCTGTGCGTCCCGGCCACGATCGACCTCGCCGGCGCGGAGATCGAGCTCGTCAGCATGGTCGCGCGGGAGCAGCGGCTGAAGCAGGCGCTGTCCCCCGAGGCGCTCGACGAGCTCGACGTCGACTACGTCCTCATCGACTGCCCGCCCTCGCTCGGTCTGCTCACCGTCAACGCGCTCGTGGCCGCCGACGAGGTGCTCATCCCGATCCAGTGCGAGTACTACGCGCTCGAGGGGCTCGGGCAGCTGCTGAGCAACATCGACCTCGTCCGCGCGCACCTCAACACCGACCTGCACGTCTCGACGATCCTGCTGACGATGTACGACGGCCGCACGAAGCTGGCCGACCAGGTCACCACGGAGGTGCGGACGCACTTCGGGCCGACCGTCCTGCGCACCGTGATCCCGCGCAGCGTCAAGGTCTCCGAGGCGCCGGGGTACAGCCAGACCGTGCTGGCGTACGACCCCGGCTCGCGCGGGGCCATGAGCTACGTCGATGCGGCCCGCGAGATCGCCGAGCGCGGCGCGAGCGGCCGCATCCGGACCGACGGGCGGTAGACCGTGGCCGAGCGGAAGACCCCGGAGCGCAAGGGTGGGCTGGGCCGGGGGTTGGCCGCGCTGATCCCCACGGGCCCGGCGGCTCCGGCCGCCCCCGCCGCGGGAGGCGACACGTCGGTGCGCACCCAGGAGGAGCTCCCGTCCGACCGGCGGGGTGCTGATCCCGAGGACCGGCGCTCGCCGGCGCCGTCGTACGGCGACGACGGGCCCGGCGCCGTCGAGGGTGCGGAGTACCGGGAGATCGCCGTCGCGGCGATCCACCCGAACCCGCAGCAGCCGCGCACGAGCTTCGACGAGGAGGCGCTCACCGAGCTGGAGCACTCGATCCGCGAGTTCGGGTTGCTGCAGCCCGTCGTGGTCCGCGAGGTGTCCACCGGCTCGTACCAGCTCGTCATGGGCGAGCGGCGCTGGCGCGCGACCCAGCGCGCCGGCCTCCAGACCATCCCGGCGATCGTCCGCAGCACCGGCGACGACGTCATGCTCCGCGACGCCCTGCTGGAGAACATCCACCGCGTCCAGCTCAACCCGCTGGAGGAGGCGGCCGCGTACGAGCAGCTGCTCGCGGAGTTCGGCGTCACGCACACCGAGCTGGCCGACCGCCTCGGCCGCAGCCGCCCCGTCGTCACCAACACGATCCGGCTGCTGCGGCTGCCGGTGTCGGTGCAGCGGCGCGTCGCGGCCGGCGTGCTCTCGGCCGGGCACGCCCGCGCACTGCTCGGTCTCGAGGACGCCGGGGCGCAGGAGGAGCTCGCCGCGCGGATCGTCGCCGAGGGGATGTCGGTCCGAGCCACCGAGGAGGCCGTCGTCCTCGCCCGACACGAGACGCCGACCGCGAAGCCGGTGCGCCGCCGTCCGATGCAGGCGCCCGGGCTGCAGG contains these protein-coding regions:
- a CDS encoding protein jag — protein: MPQTAQDGTTQDTAAGPPKAATTAEDQLVREGDIAGDYLERLLDVLDFDGDIDLDVEAGRAIVSIDGGEDLNKLVGDRGAVLEALQELTRLAVQQESGNRSRLMLDIAGWRQGRRDELTEIGTRTAKEVLESGESARLRPMTPFERKVVHDAVARVKGVSSESEGEEPRRQVVVFRNG
- the rsmG gene encoding 16S rRNA (guanine(527)-N(7))-methyltransferase RsmG, encoding MADVDHVVDPAVAERVFGDRLPLARRYAEHLVTTGVERGLIGPREAPRIWERHVLNCAVVAELLPDGARLVDVGSGAGLPGIPLVLARPDLQVALVEPLARRVEWLEEVVADLGIDVRVDRGRAEETAVRRRWEGADVVTARAVAPLHRLAGWALPLLRTGGRVLALKGASASEEIARDAVAVRKLGGGDPAIVLCGTGAVDPPTTVVVVERLRRAGRPARRERR
- a CDS encoding ParA family protein, with translation MRLTEQHVSRETPEWTPIAEEAERAARVLHPDRHGMPRPVHRRVMTVANQKGGVGKTTSTVNLAAALAMHGVRVLVIDLDPQGNASTALGVEHRLGTPSVYEALLGEIRLAEAAVTSTASPNLLCVPATIDLAGAEIELVSMVAREQRLKQALSPEALDELDVDYVLIDCPPSLGLLTVNALVAADEVLIPIQCEYYALEGLGQLLSNIDLVRAHLNTDLHVSTILLTMYDGRTKLADQVTTEVRTHFGPTVLRTVIPRSVKVSEAPGYSQTVLAYDPGSRGAMSYVDAAREIAERGASGRIRTDGR
- a CDS encoding ParB/RepB/Spo0J family partition protein; the protein is MAERKTPERKGGLGRGLAALIPTGPAAPAAPAAGGDTSVRTQEELPSDRRGADPEDRRSPAPSYGDDGPGAVEGAEYREIAVAAIHPNPQQPRTSFDEEALTELEHSIREFGLLQPVVVREVSTGSYQLVMGERRWRATQRAGLQTIPAIVRSTGDDVMLRDALLENIHRVQLNPLEEAAAYEQLLAEFGVTHTELADRLGRSRPVVTNTIRLLRLPVSVQRRVAAGVLSAGHARALLGLEDAGAQEELAARIVAEGMSVRATEEAVVLARHETPTAKPVRRRPMQAPGLQDLAERLSDTFDTRVKVELGQRKGRIVVEFGSVEDLERIATLMNPAARD